In Rutidosis leptorrhynchoides isolate AG116_Rl617_1_P2 chromosome 2, CSIRO_AGI_Rlap_v1, whole genome shotgun sequence, one genomic interval encodes:
- the LOC139889979 gene encoding F-box protein At5g07610-like, whose protein sequence is MSLTTSAELVTHDDILKQIVFRLPVRSLVGFKCVSKHWQSLISSHLLYRNHNPKLISPYGLFIRRINHTKPEFAFVSFDRVKPGKPPLKSFDFVKFDKGFLKPGASGIIKVVQSCNGLLLCRTLTKNYYVYNPTTNQFTTIPKHDKDDLFSDPRGMTLVFDPLKSPYYKLVCVCLCGRIHVYSSENRIWMAPSNKLLIHMDERLDFVAGVYCNGAVHWDGSEDVIYYKMDKKNKNCIYRIALPKYVFNQSRYNRRRCYPLLVESHDSLLFIDVFHSCVEVDIYEMHRDYYGWFKLYHVNLSVIISQGDIISYTDFYVKHRNSYVVHCFVPRVGEEEAFLVIETPDDVIMRYNLESKTCQKLCDLDSSTPGESWTERYDRGLRSFVFIESLARV, encoded by the coding sequence ATGAGTTTAACTACTTCTGCTGAATTAGTTACTCATGATGACATATTGAAACAAATTGTTTTCCGATTACCTGTTCGATCACTTGTTGGATTCAAATGCGTATCTAAACACTGGCAATCATTAATTTCAAGTCATCTTCTTTATCGAAACCATAACCCTAAACTTATCTCTCCTTACGGTTTATTTATACGAAGGATCAATCACACTAAACCTGAGTTTGCTTTTGTTTCGTTCGATCGTGTGAAGCCCGGGAAGCCTCCTTTAAAATCCTTTGATTTTGTAAAGTTTGATAAGGGGTTCTTAAAGCCAGGTGCATCAGGTATCATTAAAGTTGTTCAATCCTGCAATGGTTTATTGCTGTGTCGCACTCTGACTAAGAATTATTATGTTTACAATCCAACCACCAATCAATTCACAACCATTCCAAAACATGATAAGGATGATCTATTTAGTGATCCTCGCGGTATGACTTTAGTTTTTGATCCACTGAAATCTCCTTATTATAAACTTGTATGTGTTTGTCTTTGTGGACGTATACATGTATACTCATCCGAAAACAGGATTTGGATGGCTCCTTCGAATAAGTTATTAATACATATGGACGAGAGGCTGGATTTTGTGGCCGGAGTGTATTGCAACGGCGCAGTTCATTGGGACGGTTCTGAAGACGTTATTTATTATAAGATGGATAAGAAAAATAAGAATTGCATATACAGAATTGCTTTACCTAAGTATGTGTTTAATCAATCACGGTATAATAGAAGGCGGTGTTATCCACTTCTGGTTGAATCTCACGATTCTTTGCTTTTTATCGATGTTTTTCATTCGTGTGTTGAGGTTGATATTTATGAGATGCACAGAGACTACTATGGCTGGTTCAAATTGTATCATGTCAATCTTTCAGTCATAATTTCCCAAGGAGATATAATTAGTTATACTGATTTTTATGTGAAGCATCGAAATTCATATGTGGTACATTGTTTCGTGCCGAGAGTAGGAGAAGAAGAAGCGTTCTTGGTGATTGAAACTCCTGATGATGTTATTATGAGATACAATTTGGAGTCGAAAACTTGTCAAAAGCTTTGCGATCTTGACTCATCTACTCCAGGTGAATCTTGGACAGAACGATATGATCGAGGGCTTCGTTCGTTTGTTTTTATTGAATCTCTTGCTCGTGTCTGA
- the LOC139889980 gene encoding uncharacterized protein produces the protein MDLIQTLEGGPSTSNYHSTVVEDEQERRDEVQNVVDPDDDMSTATDDTVSDYSVEENVSGVEGRDEQVEPQLKPAPVSRFGFVNQSEGSNSFPFDDDQEASWFFYDKEIGIILKGMVFQNKAELIYAIRKWNIHHNREIFVTQSKPGYWQAHCRTTSSSYKGPEERYHCGWSVSGSSHNRSKVWKITKWKDEHTCYGRVLENNNRCLTSSLIASEIEHQICLNVAYPIANIQAQIKNTWHVDVRYAKAWNARRIAIKRLFGTWESNFIQLPNYINKLVTTNPDTIVVFENGPEIEEGFDTFKFVFWAFGPAIKAFKLCIPMICIDGTHLKGSYKGKLLTAVGKNANNQIIPIAFALVDEESNESWVWFLQMLQENVIGNEKLCVISDRHPGILHAMGTQTYGWEHRYCLRHIRSNLLSKYTKVKSLKHLCWTVGSTTNQILYKNSFRAIKQASIEACQYLQDADVGKWTVYRDRQRSRWGNTTTNIAESLKNVFRHARMMPIKACIEYTFDYTRQHFYD, from the coding sequence ATGGATCTTATTCAAACTTTGGAGGGTGGTCCATCAACATCAAACTACCATTCAACAGTTGTTGAAGATGAACAAGAACGAAGAGATGAAGTACAAAATGTAGTAGACCCAGATGATGATATGTCTACTGCAACCGACGATACAGTTTCTGATTATAGCGTTGAAGAGAATGTTTCTGGTGTCGAAGGTAGAGACGAGCAAGTGGAACCACAACTGAAGCCTGCCCCAGTTTCACGTTTCGGGTTTGTTAATCAAAGTGAGGGTAGTAATAGTTTTCCATTCGATGATGACCAAGAAGCTTCATGGTTTTTTTATGATAAGGAGATCGGTATTATTTTAAAAGGAATGGTGTTCCAGAACAAAGCCGAACTTATATATGCTATTCGAAAATGGAATATACACCATAATAGAGAAATATTTGTTACACAAAGCAAGCCGGGTTATTGGCAAGCACATTGTAGAACAACTAGCTCAAGTTACAAGGGTCCAGAAGAAAGATACCATTGTGGTTGGAGTGTTAGTGGTTCGTCTCACAATCGATCGAAGGTATGGAAAATAACAAAATGGAAAGATGAACACACGTGTTATGGACGCGTATTAGAAAACAACAATCGTTGTTTAACCTCTAGCTTAATTGCTAGTGAAATTGAACATCAAATATGTTTAAACGTTGCTTATCCTATTGCCAACATCCAAGCCCAAATAAAAAATACATGGCATGTGGATGTCCGTTACGCCAAAGCATGGAATGCTAGGCGTATTGCAATCAAACGATTGTTTGGAACTTGGGAAAGTAATTTTATTCAATTaccaaattatataaataaattagtTACTACCAATCCAGACACAATTGTTGTGTTTGAAAATGGACCTGAAATTGAAGAAGGTTTTGACACCTTTAAATTTGTGTTTTGGGCATTCGGTCCAGCCATTAAAGCATTTAAATTGTGTATTCCAATGATTTGCATCGATGGCACCCATTTGAAAGGTAGTTATAAGGGTAAGTTGTTAACAGCGGTTGGTAAAAATGCTAACAATCAAATTATACCCATTGCCTTTGCACTAGTTGATGAAGAAAGTAACGAAAGTTGGGTTTGGTTTTTGCAAATGCTCCAAGAAAATGTTATTGGAAACGAAAAGTTGTGTGTCATCTCTGATCGACACCCAGGTATCTTACATGCAATGGGTACTCAAACATATGGTTGGGAACATAGGTACTGCTTGCGCCACATTCGTAGCAACTTGTTGAGCAAATACACTAAAGTGAAATCGCTCAAACACTTGTGTTGGACTGTCGGTTCAACAACAAATCAAATATTGTACAAGAATTCCTTCAGAGCCATCAAACAAGCTAGTATTGAGGCTTGTCAATATTTGCAAGATGCTGATGTAGGCAAATGGACTGTGTATAGGGACAGACAGAGGAGTCGTTGGGGTAACACAACGACAAATATTGCTGAGTCCCTCAAAAATGTGTTCCGTCATGCCCGTATGATGCCGATCAAAGCGTGTATCGAATATACATTTGATTACACCAGACAACACTTCTACGATTAA